One part of the Vogesella sp. LIG4 genome encodes these proteins:
- a CDS encoding multidrug efflux RND transporter permease subunit: MIPSAPFIRRPVATTLLTLAILLAGLVAFQLLPVSPLPQVDFPTISVSARLPGASPETMAATVATPLERALGRIAGVTEMTSNSSLGSSNVTLQFDLDRDINGAARDVQAAINAAHSLLPTGMPSNPTYRKVNPADSPIMILALTSNSLSRGQMYDAADSILAQKLSQVDGIGNVNIGGGAQPAVRVELNPMQLNHYGIGMETVRSAIAGTNANRPKGSLENDERHWQIQANDQANKASDYLPLIVSYKNGAAVRISDVAEVQDSVVDLRNAGMLGKQPAVMLILFRQPGANIIETVERVKAVLPGLQASIPPAITINTVMDRTPSIRASLRDVERSLLISVALVILVVFLFLRNGSATAIPAITVPVSLVGTFAAMYLAGFSLNNLSLMALTIATGFVVDDTIVVLENISRHLENGMKPLQAALTGAREVGFTVLSMSISLIAVFIPILLMSGIIGRLFREFAVTLSVAIMVSLLVALTTTPMLCARWLKAHDAARPHGRLFHASERAFNAMLSGYRRTLGWALRHGPLMMLLLGVTIALNVYLYVVIAKGFFPQQDNGQLVGQLRGDQSISFQAMQQKLQRFIDKVGQDPAVAKVVGFTGGGQRNAANMFVTLKPLAERTDSADQVIARLRKKLGNEPGATLFLQASQDIRMGGRASNAQYQYTLQGDDLNELRAWTPRVQQALGKVPFLADINTDQEVKGLQTTLSFDRQTMARLGLTQAQVDAVLNDAFGQRQVSTIYNPLNQYHVVLEVAPQYWQGPEALHNIYLQTPGGQPVPLSAFAHWQPSNTALSVNHQSQFAATTVSFNLAPGYSLSDATKAIDAAIADIGLPSSIHASFQGTAKSFQASLASQPMLILAALIAVYIVLGMLYESVVHPLTILSTLPSAGVGALLALMATGGEFSIIALIGVLLLIGIVKKNAIMMIDFALSAEREQGLSPHDAILQACLLRFRPIMMTTLAALFGALPLALGHGDGAELRTPLGISIVGGLLLSQLLTLYTTPVVYLYLDRFRLWCLQWRSRHSPPATGRIEQ, from the coding sequence ATGATTCCGTCGGCGCCGTTCATCCGCCGGCCGGTGGCCACCACGCTGCTGACGCTGGCGATCCTGCTGGCCGGGCTGGTGGCGTTCCAGCTGCTGCCGGTGTCGCCACTGCCGCAGGTGGATTTCCCCACCATTTCGGTATCCGCCAGGCTGCCCGGCGCCAGCCCGGAAACCATGGCCGCTACCGTGGCTACGCCGCTGGAACGGGCGCTGGGGCGCATCGCCGGCGTTACCGAGATGACTTCCAACAGCTCGCTGGGCTCCAGCAACGTCACGCTGCAGTTCGACCTGGATCGCGACATCAACGGCGCCGCGCGCGATGTGCAGGCGGCCATCAACGCCGCCCACTCGCTGCTGCCCACCGGCATGCCGTCCAACCCCACCTACCGCAAGGTGAACCCGGCCGATTCGCCGATCATGATTCTGGCGCTGACCTCAAACAGCCTCAGCCGCGGGCAGATGTACGATGCGGCCGACTCCATCCTGGCGCAGAAGCTGTCGCAGGTGGACGGCATCGGCAACGTGAACATAGGCGGCGGCGCGCAGCCGGCAGTACGGGTGGAGCTGAACCCGATGCAGCTCAACCACTACGGCATCGGCATGGAAACAGTACGCAGCGCCATTGCCGGCACCAATGCCAACCGGCCCAAGGGCTCGCTGGAAAACGACGAGCGTCACTGGCAGATACAGGCCAACGACCAGGCCAACAAGGCCAGCGACTACCTGCCGCTGATCGTCAGCTACAAGAACGGCGCCGCGGTACGCATCAGTGATGTGGCCGAGGTGCAGGATTCGGTAGTGGACCTGCGCAACGCCGGCATGCTGGGCAAACAGCCGGCGGTGATGCTGATCCTGTTCCGCCAGCCCGGCGCCAACATCATCGAAACCGTGGAGCGGGTGAAGGCAGTGCTGCCCGGCCTGCAGGCGTCGATTCCGCCGGCCATCACCATCAACACCGTGATGGACCGCACGCCCAGCATCCGCGCCTCACTGCGCGACGTGGAGCGCTCGCTGCTGATTTCGGTGGCGCTGGTGATCCTGGTGGTGTTCCTGTTCCTGCGCAACGGCAGCGCCACCGCCATTCCGGCCATTACCGTGCCGGTATCGCTGGTAGGCACCTTCGCCGCCATGTACCTGGCCGGCTTTTCGCTGAACAACCTCAGCCTGATGGCGCTGACCATCGCCACCGGCTTCGTGGTGGACGACACCATCGTGGTACTGGAGAACATCTCGCGGCACCTGGAAAACGGCATGAAGCCGCTGCAGGCAGCACTTACCGGCGCGCGCGAGGTGGGCTTTACCGTACTGTCGATGAGCATCTCGCTGATTGCGGTGTTCATTCCCATCCTGCTGATGAGCGGCATCATCGGCCGCCTGTTCCGCGAATTCGCCGTCACGCTGTCGGTGGCCATCATGGTATCGCTGCTGGTGGCACTCACCACCACGCCGATGCTGTGCGCACGCTGGCTGAAAGCGCACGATGCCGCCCGGCCGCACGGCCGCCTGTTCCATGCCAGCGAGCGCGCATTCAACGCCATGCTGAGCGGCTACCGCCGCACGCTGGGCTGGGCGCTGCGCCACGGCCCGCTGATGATGCTGTTGCTCGGCGTGACCATCGCGCTGAACGTCTACCTGTACGTGGTGATCGCCAAGGGTTTCTTTCCGCAACAGGATAACGGCCAGCTGGTAGGCCAGCTGCGCGGCGACCAGAGCATCTCCTTCCAGGCCATGCAGCAGAAGCTGCAGCGCTTCATCGACAAGGTGGGGCAGGACCCGGCGGTGGCCAAGGTGGTGGGCTTTACCGGCGGCGGCCAGCGCAATGCGGCCAACATGTTCGTCACCCTCAAGCCGCTGGCCGAGCGCACGGACAGCGCCGACCAGGTGATAGCCCGCCTGCGCAAGAAACTGGGCAACGAGCCGGGCGCCACGCTGTTCCTGCAGGCTTCGCAGGATATCCGCATGGGCGGGCGCGCCAGTAATGCCCAGTACCAGTACACGCTGCAGGGCGACGACCTGAACGAGCTGCGTGCCTGGACACCCAGGGTGCAGCAGGCGCTTGGCAAGGTGCCGTTCCTGGCCGACATCAACACCGACCAGGAGGTGAAAGGGCTGCAGACCACCCTCAGCTTCGACCGCCAGACCATGGCCCGGCTGGGCCTGACCCAGGCGCAGGTGGACGCGGTGCTGAACGACGCTTTCGGCCAGCGCCAGGTGTCCACCATCTACAACCCGCTGAACCAGTACCACGTGGTGCTGGAGGTGGCGCCCCAGTACTGGCAGGGGCCGGAAGCGCTGCACAACATCTACCTGCAGACGCCGGGTGGCCAGCCAGTACCGTTGTCGGCTTTTGCCCACTGGCAGCCCAGCAACACCGCGCTGTCGGTCAACCATCAGAGCCAGTTTGCCGCCACCACCGTGTCCTTCAACCTGGCGCCCGGGTATTCGCTGTCCGATGCCACCAAGGCCATCGATGCGGCGATTGCCGATATCGGCCTGCCCAGCAGCATTCACGCCAGCTTCCAGGGCACCGCCAAGTCGTTCCAGGCATCGCTGGCCAGCCAGCCGATGCTGATTCTGGCGGCGCTGATTGCTGTCTACATCGTGCTGGGCATGCTGTATGAAAGCGTGGTGCACCCGCTGACCATTCTTTCCACCCTGCCGTCTGCCGGGGTGGGGGCGCTGCTGGCGCTGATGGCCACCGGTGGCGAGTTCAGCATCATCGCGCTGATCGGCGTACTGCTGCTGATCGGCATCGTGAAGAAGAACGCCATCATGATGATCGACTTCGCACTCAGCGCCGAGCGCGAGCAGGGGCTGAGCCCGCACGATGCCATCCTGCAGGCCTGCCTGCTGCGCTTTCGCCCGATCATGATGACCACCCTGGCTGCGCTGTTTGGCGCACTGCCGCTGGCGCTGGGCCATGGCGATGGCGCCGAGCTGCGCACACCACTGGGCATTTCCATCGTCGGCGGCCTGCTGCTCAGCCAGCTGCTGACGCTGTACACCACGCCGGTGGTTTACCTGTACCTGGACCGTTTCCGCCTGTGGTGCCTGCAATGGCGCAGCCGCCACAGCCCGCCGGCAACGGGGAGAATCGAGCAATGA